A DNA window from Augochlora pura isolate Apur16 chromosome 9, APUR_v2.2.1, whole genome shotgun sequence contains the following coding sequences:
- the LOC144475108 gene encoding leucine-rich repeat-containing protein 23 gives MAEDYEEAEGEYEKPSRYESPEIYEVSRVLSFTEAGECLHTLGKCDSGLGYAYLGLNASNKNLTDIQVILRFRYVLFVDVSGNRLTAEALCILTKMTYLLMIQADNNRISSAEMEQMPYLQVLTLNKNQLKSTTGVSHTLLEILELNHNSIEEVTLNPYDLKNLKTLELRGNILTTTNGIFFPGLICLYLAENQIEKLEGLGILINLKILHLRSNKLSNLDGFDSRCAKLNYLNLRNNEISKISELQKLSCLPALETLIIFENPAIHFKEEDEENMYRQIVLAMLPNLVRIDKDPVLYEEKGEAQEFRRQMILNGSKFTDFDISPPE, from the exons ATGGCAGAAGATTACGAAGAAGCAGAAGGAGAATATGAAAAGCCTTCGAGATACGAATCTCCCGAAATTTACGAAGTTTCACGAGTCTTATCATTTACAGAAGCTGGAGAATGCCTCCACACATTAGGAAAATGCGACTCGGGTCTTGGATACGCGTATTTAGGATTAAATGCCTCCAATAAGAATCTCACAGACATTCAAGTTATATTAAGATTTAGATATGTCCTTTTTGTGGATGTCTCCGGGAATAGATTAACCGCTGAAGCTCTGTGTATTCTCACGAAAATGACTTATCTTTTAATGATACAGGCTGACAACAATCGAATATCTTCCGCAGAAATGGAGCAAATGCCCTACCTACAG GTACTgacgttgaataaaaatcagttaAAAAGTACTACCGGCGTCTCCCACACGCTCCTTGAGATTCTAGAATTAAATCATAATAGTATCGAGGAAGTCACTTTGAATCCTTACGATCTAAAGAATCTTAAAACTCTTGAATTACGTGGGAACATATTAACTACAACGAATGGTATCTTTTTCCCTGGATTGATTTGTCTATATCTCGCAGAAAACCAAATTGAAAAGCTGGAGGGTCTAGGGATcctaattaatttgaaaattttgcatCTGAGaagcaataaattatcaaatttggACGGCTTTGACTCGCGTTGTGCGAAACTCAATTATTTGAATCTTCGGAATAAcgagatttcgaaaatttcagaaCTTCAAAAATTGAGTTGCTTGCCTGCGCTAGAAACTCTgatcatttttgaaaatccTGCAATTCACTTTAAAGAAGAAGACGAGGAGAATATGTATAGACAAATTGTGTTGGCTATGTTACCTAACTTAGTACGAATCGATAAGGATCCAGTACTATATGAAGAAAAAGGGGAAGCTCAAGAATTTCGCAGGCAAATGATCCTGAATGGTTCGAAATTTACAGACTTTGACATTAGTCCACCagaataa